In one window of Paenarthrobacter nicotinovorans DNA:
- a CDS encoding Ppx/GppA phosphatase family protein → MSRVAAIDCGTNSIRLLIADASASGAPGPLTDVVREMRVVRLGQGVDATGELAPEALERTFAAARDYARLIEDHGARRVRFAATSATRDARNRQVFVDGIRDLLGVEPEVISGDEEAALSFAGASSVLPVTGEDAILVVDLGGGSTEFVLGDSGGVIAARSVDIGCVRLTERHLRNDPPTAAQIAAAEADVDAAIDLAARTVPFDRATAVVGVAGSITTITAHALGLSEYQPERIHGASLDLVTISDACTSLLEMTRAERAALPYMHPGRVDVIGAGALVWRRILARLAEAGNGRIRGAVSSEHDILDGIALSIRDAE, encoded by the coding sequence ATGAGCCGTGTGGCCGCCATCGACTGCGGAACCAACTCCATCCGGCTCCTCATCGCCGACGCTTCGGCGAGCGGCGCACCGGGGCCGCTGACCGACGTCGTGCGTGAGATGCGCGTGGTGCGGCTGGGCCAGGGCGTGGATGCCACCGGCGAGCTTGCTCCGGAGGCCCTTGAGCGTACCTTCGCAGCCGCCCGCGATTACGCGCGCCTGATCGAGGACCATGGCGCCCGGCGGGTCCGTTTCGCAGCAACTTCGGCTACCCGCGATGCCCGTAACAGGCAGGTTTTCGTGGACGGGATCCGGGACTTGCTGGGAGTTGAGCCCGAGGTCATCTCCGGTGACGAGGAAGCTGCCTTGTCCTTCGCCGGCGCAAGCAGCGTCCTGCCCGTCACGGGGGAGGACGCCATCCTGGTGGTGGACCTCGGCGGCGGGAGCACGGAGTTTGTCCTGGGCGACTCTGGCGGCGTGATCGCCGCCCGATCCGTGGACATCGGCTGCGTGCGGCTCACCGAACGCCACCTTCGCAACGATCCGCCCACTGCCGCTCAAATCGCTGCCGCAGAGGCCGACGTCGATGCCGCGATCGACCTCGCGGCCCGGACGGTCCCGTTTGACCGCGCCACAGCCGTGGTTGGAGTGGCGGGCTCCATCACCACCATCACCGCGCACGCGTTGGGCCTGAGCGAATACCAGCCCGAGCGGATCCACGGCGCATCCCTGGACCTTGTGACCATCAGCGACGCCTGCACCAGCCTGCTGGAAATGACCCGGGCCGAACGCGCAGCGCTTCCCTACATGCATCCCGGACGCGTGGATGTCATCGGGGCCGGAGCCTTGGTGTGGCGCCGGATCCTGGCCCGGCTGGCTGAGGCCGGCAACGGGAGGATCCGTGGAGCCGTTTCGAGCGAGCACGACATCCTGGACGGCATTGCCCTGAGCATCCGGGACGCTGAATGA
- a CDS encoding S8 family serine peptidase: protein MTVLRRRTLSAALASVLAGGALLGAVVTAPAAVADAWRDKEFWIKDSGVANAWQVSKGAGVKVAIIDSGVDGNHPDLKGAVVGGTDVSGAGTPDGQKSIGAKTEHGTLVATMLAGRGHATPTPPPSASASASATPSSPPVPTTPPAGGPDGITGVAPEAQILSVSTWLGSPNPGGKTDQEQIPDAVRWAVDNGAKVINISLGSTSPDWPQSWDAAFLYAEQKDVVIVAAAGNRVGGNVQVGAPATIPGVLTVAGLDGEGRASVDSSSQGISIGVAAPAENLVGGIPGGGYAEWAGTSGAAPIVSGVAALIRSKWPEMSASQVINRIVSTAKDAGAPGKDPLYGYGVLDAEAALKADVPTTSSNPLGSIADWIRVHRRGVLSEPSQAPVASPTSAVPTLADPTVPVAKSPATVDDALPAAVVLGFGALFIALVAGAAIQLRRVSKNPPAVPEEVETGTLETVDPPGKT from the coding sequence ATGACGGTGCTGCGCCGCCGTACCCTCTCCGCCGCCCTTGCCTCCGTGCTGGCCGGCGGTGCGCTGCTGGGTGCCGTCGTGACGGCTCCGGCCGCGGTGGCGGACGCCTGGCGTGACAAGGAGTTCTGGATCAAGGATTCCGGGGTTGCCAACGCCTGGCAGGTCTCCAAGGGGGCAGGGGTCAAAGTGGCGATCATCGACAGCGGCGTCGATGGAAACCACCCCGACCTCAAGGGTGCCGTGGTGGGCGGTACGGATGTCTCCGGAGCCGGTACCCCCGACGGGCAAAAGAGCATCGGTGCCAAGACCGAGCACGGAACGCTGGTGGCTACCATGCTGGCAGGGCGAGGGCATGCGACGCCCACGCCGCCACCGTCGGCGTCGGCTTCGGCCTCCGCGACACCCTCGTCCCCGCCTGTCCCCACGACTCCTCCTGCCGGGGGACCGGACGGGATCACCGGCGTGGCACCGGAAGCCCAGATCCTGTCGGTGTCCACCTGGCTTGGTTCGCCCAACCCCGGCGGGAAGACCGATCAGGAGCAAATTCCCGACGCCGTTCGCTGGGCCGTGGACAACGGCGCGAAGGTCATCAACATTTCCCTCGGCAGTACGTCACCGGACTGGCCGCAGAGCTGGGACGCGGCTTTCCTCTATGCGGAGCAGAAGGATGTCGTCATTGTCGCTGCCGCAGGGAACCGCGTGGGCGGAAACGTCCAGGTAGGGGCCCCGGCCACCATCCCGGGCGTCCTTACCGTTGCCGGGCTCGACGGCGAAGGCCGCGCCAGCGTGGACTCGTCGTCACAGGGCATCAGCATCGGGGTGGCCGCACCGGCGGAGAACCTTGTGGGAGGCATTCCCGGCGGCGGCTACGCCGAATGGGCCGGAACCTCGGGCGCCGCTCCCATCGTTTCCGGCGTGGCGGCCCTCATCCGCTCCAAATGGCCGGAGATGAGTGCCAGCCAGGTCATCAACCGGATTGTCAGTACGGCCAAGGATGCCGGAGCGCCTGGGAAGGATCCGCTGTACGGCTATGGCGTCCTCGACGCCGAGGCTGCGCTCAAGGCCGATGTTCCCACCACCAGCAGCAATCCGCTGGGTTCCATCGCGGACTGGATCCGGGTGCATCGCCGCGGGGTGCTCAGTGAGCCTTCACAAGCACCGGTAGCCAGCCCGACCAGTGCTGTGCCCACCCTGGCCGACCCCACCGTTCCTGTCGCCAAGTCTCCGGCGACCGTCGACGATGCCTTGCCCGCCGCCGTCGTACTGGGCTTTGGCGCGCTTTTCATCGCCTTGGTGGCCGGCGCCGCCATCCAGCTGCGGCGGGTGTCGAAGAATCCACCCGCCGTGCCTGAAGAGGTTGAAACGGGCACCTTGGAGACGGTGGATCCGCCCGGTAAAACGTAG
- a CDS encoding NAD(P)/FAD-dependent oxidoreductase: MATTPELIDRPRVLVVGGGYVGLYVALKLQKKIANAGGIVTVVDPLPYMTYQPFLPEVAGGNIEARHAVVSHRQHLKQTELIQGRVTSIDHANRTAVVAPSDGGEPFEIPYFDVVIAAGAITRTFPIKGLADKGIGLKTIEEAVALRNKVLERIEAASTMTDPAERAKALTFVVVGGGFAGIECLTEMEDLARAAVRNNPRVRQEEVRFILVEAMGRIMPEVTASQAEWVVEHLRSRGIEVLLNTSLDSAEGNLKLINLPDKTSAGEVEADTLVWAAGVQANPMIRSTDFPLEPRGRVRVLPDLRIAGDEGIVENAWAAGDIAAVPDLTGKGLPDGTCVPNAQHALRQAKKLAKNLWASRWDKPLHDYKHKNLGAVAGFGEWKGVANINLLGRIGLKGGLAWLAHRGYHGMAMPTVERKFRVIFGWILSFFAGRDTTQLIDLDNPRGAFVAAATPAPKPAAAPAPAPAPGKPVEDKTPVTADAK; the protein is encoded by the coding sequence ATGGCAACCACCCCAGAGCTCATTGACCGTCCCCGGGTTCTCGTCGTCGGCGGCGGCTACGTCGGCCTGTACGTAGCACTCAAACTGCAGAAGAAGATCGCGAATGCCGGTGGCATCGTCACCGTCGTGGATCCGCTGCCCTACATGACTTACCAGCCGTTCCTCCCCGAGGTGGCAGGTGGCAACATCGAGGCACGCCACGCCGTCGTCTCCCACCGTCAGCACCTGAAGCAGACTGAGCTCATCCAGGGCCGCGTCACCAGCATCGACCACGCCAACCGCACTGCGGTCGTGGCTCCTTCCGATGGCGGCGAGCCTTTCGAGATCCCGTACTTCGACGTCGTGATCGCAGCCGGCGCCATCACCCGCACCTTCCCCATCAAGGGCCTCGCGGACAAGGGCATCGGCCTGAAGACCATCGAAGAAGCCGTTGCACTGCGCAACAAGGTCCTGGAGCGCATTGAAGCCGCTTCCACCATGACCGACCCCGCAGAGCGCGCCAAGGCACTGACCTTCGTAGTGGTCGGTGGCGGCTTCGCAGGCATCGAGTGCCTCACCGAAATGGAAGACCTCGCCCGCGCAGCAGTCCGCAACAACCCGCGCGTCCGCCAGGAAGAAGTCCGCTTCATCCTGGTTGAAGCCATGGGCCGCATCATGCCCGAGGTCACCGCCTCGCAGGCCGAGTGGGTCGTGGAGCACCTCCGCAGCCGTGGCATCGAAGTTCTGCTCAACACCTCCCTGGACAGCGCCGAGGGCAACCTCAAGCTCATCAACCTGCCGGACAAGACCTCTGCCGGTGAAGTCGAAGCAGACACGCTCGTTTGGGCTGCCGGTGTGCAGGCCAACCCGATGATCCGGTCCACCGACTTCCCGCTGGAACCGCGCGGCCGCGTCCGCGTCCTCCCGGACCTGCGCATCGCAGGCGACGAAGGCATCGTGGAGAACGCCTGGGCGGCCGGCGACATCGCCGCTGTTCCGGACCTCACGGGCAAGGGCCTGCCGGACGGCACCTGCGTCCCCAACGCCCAGCACGCACTCCGCCAGGCCAAGAAGCTTGCCAAGAACCTGTGGGCTTCCCGCTGGGACAAGCCGCTCCACGACTACAAGCACAAGAACCTTGGTGCTGTTGCCGGCTTCGGCGAGTGGAAGGGCGTTGCCAACATCAACCTGCTGGGCCGCATCGGCCTCAAGGGCGGCCTCGCCTGGCTTGCACACCGTGGCTACCACGGCATGGCCATGCCGACGGTTGAGCGCAAGTTCCGTGTGATCTTTGGCTGGATCCTGTCCTTCTTCGCAGGCCGCGACACCACCCAGCTGATCGACCTCGACAACCCGCGCGGTGCGTTCGTGGCCGCAGCAACGCCGGCTCCCAAGCCTGCCGCAGCTCCGGCGCCCGCTCCTGCGCCCGGGAAGCCTGTCGAGGACAAGACCCCGGTGACTGCTGACGCCAAGTAG
- a CDS encoding N-acetyltransferase, with the protein MPGETDLTTLLESLHPVFRDGDYVYALWPHGRPLEGAIEAAVREAEGLTVVLHRAEADRLGLSYDFVASWITLQVHSALEAVGLTAAVSAALTHAGISCNVLAGFHHDHLLVPVADAPRAMGVLRLLAQGLVLRTERPADRPEILELTARAFAISPVTGEPVEGVPIEAGLLRELFDCSGYLPELSVVAEAGGEIVGHAISTRGWVGDLELLGLGPIGVLPQFQGRGVGSALMRETVARATAMGEPGIALLGSPGYYQRFGFVPARSLGVAPPETGWGDHFQLLALPDWPDGVHGTFRYAEPFNRL; encoded by the coding sequence ATGCCCGGTGAAACAGATCTGACCACCCTGCTGGAATCCCTGCACCCCGTATTCCGCGACGGCGACTATGTGTACGCGCTCTGGCCGCACGGTCGGCCGTTGGAAGGCGCCATCGAGGCCGCTGTCCGGGAGGCTGAGGGCCTGACGGTGGTGCTGCACCGCGCTGAGGCGGACAGGCTCGGCCTCAGCTACGACTTTGTGGCCTCGTGGATTACGCTGCAGGTCCACTCCGCGCTGGAAGCCGTGGGGCTGACAGCTGCAGTCAGCGCAGCGCTCACGCACGCGGGCATCAGCTGCAACGTCCTTGCCGGGTTCCACCACGACCACCTGCTGGTGCCGGTGGCGGACGCGCCGCGGGCGATGGGTGTGTTGCGGCTGCTGGCGCAGGGTCTGGTCCTGCGCACTGAGCGGCCGGCAGACCGCCCGGAGATCCTGGAACTGACCGCGCGCGCTTTCGCCATTTCGCCGGTGACGGGCGAGCCGGTGGAGGGCGTTCCGATTGAAGCAGGGCTGCTCCGGGAACTCTTTGACTGCAGCGGGTACCTTCCGGAACTCAGTGTGGTGGCTGAGGCGGGCGGCGAAATAGTGGGCCATGCGATCTCAACCCGGGGGTGGGTGGGAGACCTGGAGCTCCTTGGGCTGGGGCCGATCGGCGTGCTTCCGCAGTTCCAGGGCCGTGGTGTCGGTTCTGCCCTCATGCGCGAGACGGTGGCCCGTGCCACCGCCATGGGGGAACCGGGGATCGCGCTGCTGGGCAGCCCGGGCTACTACCAGCGGTTCGGCTTCGTGCCGGCAAGGTCCCTGGGCGTGGCACCACCGGAAACGGGGTGGGGAGATCACTTCCAGCTGCTGGCACTGCCGGACTGGCCCGACGGCGTTCACGGCACCTTCCGGTACGCCGAACCCTTCAACCGGCTGTAG
- a CDS encoding sensor histidine kinase: MPVRPASRSRRRRLTIRTRFALTYAGLSIATGTLMLTMIYLFMRYVPNYDFAVFDGKTLQVGPSIPLDGGNSVTSGAAAPFLISSTEALFNVLLATSAVVLLILIAAGIATGWWIAGRMVSPLLAINAAALRAATGTLDQRVNLLGPRDEISDLAAAFDHMLDRLQHSLTMTSRFAANASHELRTPLATNRAMLDAAVARVTDPAELSLLGRLRLTNERSITIVEALLDLAEIEATSAPLTPTELSTATHEALASCADEARSRGVAIELHLDPVVIYANQALLVQLISNLLQNAIRHNEPGGFVQVSVAASTADTVPRLEILNSGPVVDEQTLAKLTEPFTRAEGRTRSTGSGSTGRGLGLSIVSAIAVRLDADLDLKVRPEGGLRATVFFPLTT; encoded by the coding sequence ATGCCCGTCCGACCCGCTTCCCGGTCCCGCCGCCGTCGGCTGACCATTCGAACGCGCTTCGCACTCACCTACGCCGGACTATCCATTGCCACCGGCACCCTCATGCTGACGATGATCTACCTGTTCATGCGTTATGTGCCGAACTACGACTTCGCTGTGTTCGACGGCAAAACGCTGCAGGTTGGCCCGTCGATACCACTCGATGGTGGCAACAGCGTCACCAGTGGTGCGGCCGCTCCCTTTCTCATTTCCTCAACCGAAGCCCTCTTCAATGTACTGCTTGCGACCTCGGCTGTGGTCCTGCTTATCCTCATTGCCGCGGGGATCGCAACAGGTTGGTGGATAGCCGGGCGAATGGTCTCTCCGCTGCTGGCCATCAACGCAGCCGCCCTGCGGGCAGCCACCGGGACACTTGACCAGCGTGTCAATTTGCTGGGGCCCCGCGATGAGATCTCGGACCTTGCCGCGGCTTTCGACCATATGCTTGACCGGCTGCAACACTCACTGACAATGACCAGTCGCTTCGCCGCGAATGCCTCCCACGAGCTCCGCACGCCCCTTGCCACCAACCGGGCGATGCTCGACGCAGCCGTCGCGCGGGTAACCGATCCCGCGGAACTGAGCCTGCTGGGCCGTCTCCGGCTCACTAACGAGCGCAGCATCACCATCGTTGAGGCACTTTTGGATCTGGCCGAGATCGAGGCCACGAGTGCACCGCTGACGCCGACCGAACTGTCAACCGCCACACACGAGGCACTCGCCAGCTGTGCAGACGAGGCCCGGTCCCGCGGTGTTGCAATCGAGCTGCATCTCGACCCGGTTGTCATCTATGCGAACCAGGCGCTCCTCGTGCAGCTCATCTCGAACCTTCTGCAGAACGCAATTCGTCACAATGAGCCGGGTGGATTTGTGCAGGTGAGCGTCGCGGCGAGCACGGCCGACACGGTTCCCCGTTTGGAGATTCTCAACAGTGGCCCGGTGGTCGACGAGCAGACACTCGCGAAGCTGACCGAACCGTTCACCCGTGCCGAAGGTCGTACCCGCTCAACCGGCTCAGGGTCGACAGGTCGCGGCCTTGGCTTGTCCATTGTTTCCGCCATAGCAGTGCGCCTCGACGCAGACCTCGACCTGAAGGTGCGCCCCGAGGGAGGATTGCGGGCCACAGTGTTCTTCCCGCTCACAACGTGA
- a CDS encoding response regulator transcription factor: MRVLIVEDEAFLAEAIRDRLEVDAIAGDIAFDGDAALEATTHTQYDVVLLDRDIPGIHGDELCQLLSSNPEGPAVIMLTASGHLDDRVGGLGLGADDYLTKPFEFTELIARLRAVHRRQFVSHPPVLRSGGISLDPFRRDVTRNGRAVNLTRKEFAVLELLLRAGGGIISAETILEKAWDENSNPFTGTVKVTVSNLRRKLGSPDPITTVIGVGYSITDPGR, translated from the coding sequence ATGCGGGTTCTGATCGTGGAAGATGAAGCTTTCCTGGCCGAGGCCATCCGCGACCGTCTTGAAGTCGACGCTATTGCCGGGGATATCGCCTTTGATGGTGACGCTGCCCTGGAGGCGACGACGCACACACAGTACGACGTTGTTCTCTTGGACCGCGATATTCCAGGCATCCACGGAGACGAGCTATGTCAATTGCTGTCCTCGAACCCGGAGGGACCGGCTGTCATCATGCTGACGGCGTCCGGGCATCTGGATGACAGGGTTGGCGGACTCGGGCTCGGTGCAGATGACTACCTCACCAAGCCGTTTGAGTTCACCGAACTGATAGCCAGACTCCGTGCGGTCCACCGAAGGCAGTTTGTGTCCCACCCACCCGTCCTCCGTTCCGGCGGGATCTCGCTGGACCCGTTCCGCCGTGATGTGACTCGAAATGGCCGGGCTGTGAATCTTACCCGCAAAGAGTTCGCTGTCCTGGAACTATTGCTCCGCGCAGGCGGGGGAATCATCAGCGCAGAAACGATTCTGGAGAAGGCTTGGGATGAAAACAGCAACCCATTCACCGGAACCGTCAAAGTAACAGTGAGCAACCTCCGGCGGAAACTCGGGTCTCCGGATCCCATCACCACTGTGATTGGTGTCGGTTATTCCATCACTGACCCTGGCCGCTGA
- a CDS encoding peptidoglycan-binding protein, which yields MTSTTTEPAGPAPVHSRRLRRIRAFTGAGLAVAATLALVGVLMEPTPESKATTVTLESVAVTRGDLTEQVRASGTLAYAGMRSIGTPLPGVLTALPDLASVIGAGRELFRVDDQPVVLMHGALPVWRGFASGMEDGTDVLQLEQNLAALGYFTGQPDREFSWQTADAIKAWQMSIGLEVTGTIPVGRIVFAGGDVRVSAINASVGDPSGPALLTVSALGKEVVAALDPSLQSVAVAGAEVTIALPNGSKSTGTISKVGLPKEMEDKSLKIQATVTLNDPSAANDFDNVTVTVGLTQVRSRNVLIVPVLALLAQSGGGYAVDVLEEPGKTRSVPVTLGAFASGNVEVTDGELTEGDNVVVGR from the coding sequence GTGACCTCGACAACGACTGAACCCGCAGGCCCGGCGCCGGTACATTCCCGAAGGTTGCGGCGCATCAGGGCTTTCACCGGCGCAGGGCTGGCGGTCGCTGCGACACTGGCCCTTGTTGGGGTCCTCATGGAACCGACGCCGGAGTCGAAGGCGACGACGGTCACGCTTGAGTCGGTCGCGGTGACCCGGGGAGACCTCACCGAACAGGTTCGGGCTTCCGGCACCCTGGCTTACGCCGGGATGAGGTCAATAGGCACCCCTCTTCCCGGCGTCCTAACAGCGCTACCGGACTTGGCGTCCGTAATTGGCGCAGGGCGGGAGCTGTTTCGAGTCGATGACCAGCCTGTTGTTCTCATGCACGGCGCCTTACCGGTGTGGCGCGGGTTCGCATCCGGGATGGAGGATGGAACGGATGTACTCCAGTTGGAGCAAAATCTGGCGGCTCTGGGGTATTTTACTGGTCAGCCCGACCGCGAATTCAGCTGGCAAACAGCCGATGCGATCAAAGCCTGGCAAATGTCAATCGGCTTGGAAGTCACTGGTACCATCCCCGTAGGCCGTATTGTCTTTGCGGGCGGCGATGTGCGGGTATCGGCCATCAATGCATCGGTCGGCGACCCTTCGGGCCCTGCACTGCTCACTGTGTCCGCGCTCGGCAAAGAAGTAGTCGCAGCCCTGGACCCGTCGCTTCAGTCTGTGGCCGTGGCAGGGGCAGAGGTCACCATTGCCCTGCCGAACGGTTCCAAGTCGACAGGAACGATCTCCAAAGTCGGACTTCCGAAAGAAATGGAGGATAAGTCCCTCAAGATCCAGGCCACTGTTACCCTGAACGACCCTTCCGCGGCGAACGACTTCGACAACGTCACCGTGACCGTGGGCCTTACCCAGGTCAGGAGCCGGAACGTGCTGATTGTTCCGGTACTCGCGTTGCTCGCCCAAAGCGGCGGTGGATATGCCGTCGATGTTCTTGAGGAGCCGGGAAAGACCCGTTCCGTTCCAGTGACGTTGGGCGCCTTCGCCAGCGGCAATGTTGAAGTGACCGACGGAGAGCTCACCGAAGGCGACAACGTGGTGGTCGGACGATGA
- a CDS encoding ABC transporter ATP-binding protein codes for MTTDIVALQGVTRVYGSPPTQALKGVDLRITQGEYLAIVGPSGSGKSTLLNLIGTLDRASSGTTSIAGRDVEGMTDAQLSALRAYTIGFVFQQFHLFDGVSAVDNVAMGLLYTGAPARQRRARAAIALERVGLSRRMRHQPKQMSGGERQRVAIARAIVGEPPLLLADEPTGSLDTKSGRTVMEILDELNNTGTTVAIITHDESLAAKVPRRVAIRDGEIIHDTKNGTA; via the coding sequence ATGACGACTGACATCGTCGCCCTTCAGGGGGTAACGCGCGTCTACGGTTCTCCGCCCACCCAGGCGCTCAAAGGGGTCGACCTGCGCATTACCCAGGGGGAGTACCTTGCAATCGTTGGCCCCAGTGGGTCAGGAAAATCCACCCTGCTCAATCTGATCGGCACGCTTGATCGCGCGTCCTCAGGCACGACGTCCATTGCGGGCAGGGACGTGGAAGGGATGACCGACGCACAGCTCTCAGCGTTGCGCGCCTACACCATCGGATTTGTGTTTCAGCAGTTCCACCTCTTTGACGGGGTGAGTGCGGTCGACAACGTCGCTATGGGCTTGCTTTACACGGGTGCTCCCGCCCGTCAACGTCGGGCCAGGGCCGCGATCGCACTCGAACGTGTGGGACTTAGCCGGCGAATGCGTCATCAGCCCAAGCAAATGTCCGGAGGAGAACGCCAGCGGGTGGCCATCGCCCGCGCCATCGTCGGGGAACCGCCGTTGCTCCTTGCGGACGAACCTACTGGCAGCCTCGACACCAAGTCCGGTCGCACCGTGATGGAAATCCTTGACGAACTCAACAATACGGGCACTACGGTGGCGATAATCACCCATGACGAATCGCTTGCCGCGAAAGTACCGCGACGGGTGGCTATTCGCGACGGCGAAATCATCCACGATACGAAGAACGGAACCGCATGA